TGAGCAATTTGACAATACGCTTGCTCCCCTCTTTAAAGGCTTCAGGATCGACCATATCCGGTTGCACCTCTCCGTCATCAAGGATGACCATGGCGATGACACGCTTGGAGGCCATCACCGCACCCAACCCACCCCGCCCGGCATAACGCGAGCAAACGCCATGGGGATCAGAACAGGCAATACCACTTGCCAACAACAAGTTCTCAGCAGCCGGACCGATGGTTATACACCCGGCTTTTCTACCATATTTTTCAGCAAGCAGGTCCGATTTTTCATAGACACCTTTTCCCTCAAGAAAAGTTCCATCTTCAAACTCAACCCCGTCTTTACCAACAACGATTATTTTCCATTCGCTCTCTTTCCCCGGAGCATCTTCCAGTGCGATACAACGCAATCCCTGCCGCGCAATGCGCGTACCAACAATACCACCAGCGTTGCTTTCCTTGATTCCACCAGTAAGCGGACTCTTTGCCCCGATACTGAGTCGGTCAGAACTGGACACCGTTGTACCCGCCAGCACACCCGTACAGAAAAAAAGTGTATTTTTCCGACCAAACGGATCGCAGGTGGGCGGTATTTCTCTGCTGACCAGGCGGGAGGAGAGCGTTCTTCCCCCAGCAGGTATTCTTTGCCGGAAAAACTCTCTTTTTGACTTTCACCGGTTACCGTATTTATCCTCAACATGGAAAACATCCCGTTCCTCCCTTCTTTCAATGGCAAAATGCCAAATCGTATCAGTTTATTCCTGTTTTAGCCTGCATTTCCCATCAGTTCAGGCGGCGTCAGCTTCATAGTTCTGAGAGTCTTAGCTACCTGGCAGTAAATTACAGTAGCCAATGTTTACTACCGAAATACTGCAAAAGATAGCGTCGGTTAGACTGACTTTGGGTGAACATACGGGTTAGCGACGGTAAATCTTAACGAAACGCCCCATTCTCTACCCAGAGAAAAACAGCATATTATTTTATTTTTCACATATCTTCAACCCCTTACGGACAGAGACAGTGGATACAATAATTGTATATAAAAATAGTATACAATGCAAGTTATATTTTCCTCAAACCTGCGACGCAACAACCAGGCCGTTTTTCGCTAAAAACAAAACGTTTCAGGATCCGGGTTCAAATCCTCTAATGATTTAGCCGACCCCAGTATACCTTCAAACCGGTATATTTTTCTTTACCAGAATATAAGATAAATGAATTGGTGGAAAAATAATATCAGCTGACTGTGATGAATGGGTACTTTTGAACAGCAGATACTTTTTTCACCAGAACGCAGTAATAGGATATAACAGCAATTTTCAGGGTTACTTCAATCTCATATCTTAATTATGCCCAACTCTACATCCCCTGGTCGTCCCTGGTTATTTACAACCATCCCCGTCTGCCTGCTGCTCGCCATCTATTTTGTCTTTTTTTCTCCTGTTCCGTCAACTTCTACACATTCTGTAAAAGAGCTGAACCCTGCCTGGTATACTCCAGAACTGGCAAGGGAAGAATACAGGAAGAATGCGACCATGCCGGGAAACTGTTTTATCTGCCACGCATTCTGGGTAAAAGTACCTCCTGATCCGACAGTTCGAGTTCCCCGATTTGCCCATACTGCCATTTCTTTAAATCATGGAAAAAATGACCGCTGCTATAACTGCCATTTGATAAATGACAGGAATAAATATGCTAAAAATGATGGCAGCGGCATCATGCCCCAGACACCTGAAGAAGTCTGCGCAAAATGTCATGGACTGATCTACAACGACTGGAAGAAAAACACCCATGGTGTTCGCCGGGGAAAATGGCTGGCCAGGAACCGTTTCGATCAAGAAAAGTTCACATGTACCGATTGTCACGATCCCCATTCTCCTGTCTTCAAATTTGCTAAAACAACTCCACCTCCTACCTGGGACAAAAAGTACATACGCTCGGGTCAGGCTACAGATAATGGACCGGAATCCTTTACTTCTGAATATCTTATCGAGCAGAAGGAAACATTTTAATCATGACAAAGAAATCAGAAAAAACTTCCAGCCTCAGCAGACGCGATTTCCTTACAGCTGCAGCTGTAACCGTAGCTTCTGTGGGCTCAGGTTGTGCTGCCCTCTCTCCCCTGCTGGATGCCGAGGAGATTCCGACTGCGGAGGAATTCCTCCAAAAACATTACAAAAAACTTTCATTTGATGAAAAAAAAGTCATTTTCCAGCGACTGGAAAAGCAGGTTGAAAACCAGTACGGCGTCAGGACCCATATCAGTGACCCACCGCCAATGGACGGGGTGGAATTTGCCTATGCCTCAATATAGGCCGCTGTATCGGGTGCAGACGCTGCGTTTATGCCTGCATGAATGAAAATAACCAGTCCCGCGATCCGGAAATACAATATATCCGCGTCATGAAAATGAAAAAGGGAAGCATTGACCTTGAAACATCTGACCACGATTATCCTGAGAATGAAGCTGCCGATCCCAATTATTTTTATATGCCGGTCCAGTGCCAACAGTGTAGGAATCCCCCCTGCGTGAAAGTTTGTCCTGTAAAAGCAACCTGGAAGGAAAAAGACGGCATTATTGTCATCGATTACAACTGGTGCATCGGATGCCGCTACTGCGAGGCTGCCTGCCCTTACCATGCCAGGCGCTTTAACTGGGCAAAGGGCAAAATTGCGCCGGCTGATATCAATCCGGAAATGGCATACCTGTCCAACCGGCCTCGACCAATAGGAGTCATGGAAAAATGCACTTTCTGCCTGCAGAGAACCAGGAAGGGGTTATACCCGGCTTGCCTTGAAGTGTGCCCAACCGGTGCCCGGAAATTCGGCAATCTGCGTGATCCGGAATCAGAAGTGCGTAGAATTATAGAAAATGAACGAGTTTATGTATTGAAGCAGGATCTGGGCACAATACCAAAATTTTACTATGTTTTTGCCAAATAGACGCCATGATACAATTTATAATACATGGGTTCACCTCAATTTTCCGTGGAAGCACAACCTACTGGCTGTGGATTACACTGCTCCTGATTGTCTCTCTGACAGGACTGAATGCCTGGGCCATCCAGCTTGCCCACGGTCTTTCTACAACAGGGATGGGAGATGAAGTTTCCTGGGGGATGTATATCGCCAACTTTGTCTTTCTGGTGGGTATGGCAGCTGCGGCAGTCATGATGGTCATTCCCGCCTATATTTTCAAAGATAAGGAGATGCACAAGGTCGTTATCATGAGCGAACTTTTTGCCATCGCTGCCATGGTCATGTGTATACTTTTCGTCACTGTGGATATCGGCCGTCCCGACCGTCTCTGGCACATGATTCCCAGGCTGGGATTTTTCAATTTTCCGAGTTCCATGCTTTCCTGGGATGTCCTCGTGCTGAACGGTTATCTGCTGCTGAATTTCCACGTCTGTTTTTATGTCCTGTATTCCAAATTTCGAAACAGATCACCCAGACCATTCCTTTATATTCCCATTGTTTTCCTGGCAATAGCCTGGGCATTTTCCATCCATACCATCACCGCCTTTCTCTTCCAGGGACTGGGAGGACGCCCATTCTGGAACTCGGGTCTCATTGCCCCGCGTTTCCTGGCATCCGCCTTTGCGGCCGGACCATCCTTCATGATTCTTGTTTTTCTCTTTCTCAAAAAAAGCGGTGCTATTTCATTTGATAATACAGTTATCAACCGTATACGGGTCATTGTCACCATAAGTCTGCTTATCAACATCTTTTTTGCTGGTTCAGAATTCTTTGCTGAATTTTACTCAGATTCAAAACATGTTGTTCATTTCAGTCACCTTTTCGGGTTGCATGGTGAGTCCATGCTGGCCCCCTGGATATGGACCGCCTTATCACTGAACATTGGTGCAGCAATTTTCCTCCTCAGTCCTTTCAGGCGAAACCAGACCGTGCTCATTATCTCCTGCCTCATGATAATCATCGGTATCTGGACAGAAAAAGGGCTGGGATTTGTTATCCCTGCTTTTATCCCGACAACACTTGGCGATTTTGTCCAATATGTTCCCAGCATGAATGAGCTGAAAATATGTTTTGGTGTGTGGGCTTTTGGACTCCTTATTTATACGCTGATGCTCAAGGGTGCCATTCCCATTATGAACGGGCAGGCGGTTAGAAAAGACTGACTCTGAATCTTGGTAAACAGTCTGTAACAAAAATCAGTGGCAGGCTGTCTATTCATTTCCTGAACGACTAGGAGAAAAGGAACATAAGAAGGCCACATAAGTGGAAACAACAACTTTAAAAGGGGAGGTCTGACAGTATGGCAGGAAAACGGATATGTTTATTGCTGGCCGCAGGTTTGATCCTGACTGCCGGATCAGTGTACGGTGGTGGGGGCTGCTCCACCAAGGAGTGTCACTCGGGACTTGCGGATATCAAGCCGGAAAGCCACGAGATGATGCGAACAATCAAAATGAATGGGTCTCAACATGGCGATCCTGATGGATGCGTCATGTGTCATGGCGGAAATCCCAAGGCAACTACCAAGGAGGAAGCGCATAAAGGAGTACCGGCCACGCTGAAATTTTCTCCGGGCCCCAAGGATTTTTATCCTGATCCTGGTTCCATCTGGATCGCGGATAACTCCTGCGGGGCATGTCATCCCGGCTACGTTTACCGTACAACTACATCTCTCATGAACACAGAGGCTGGTAAAATTCAGGGAAATCTGCATACCTTCGGCTTTAAGGAAATGCAGAATTACAAAAATCCCTGGGGTAATTACGATGCCAAGGATCTGGATGGGCCGGCACCACTTTCCGGCACCGAAACCTATAAGCAATATATGTCCAAAATGGTCCAGAAATATCCGGATCAGTTTCCCATGGAACTGAAAATGCTGCCTCAACCGACCATGGAAGAGATCAATGCCGATCCGAAACTCGCCGCCCTCACTTACCAGCGTCATGACTGCAATCGCTGTCATATTGGTGTCCGTGGCAGGGAAAAACGTGGAGATTACCGTGGGATGGGCTGTTCCGCATGTCATGTTCTCTATTCCAACAACGGTTTTTATGAAGGCAATGATAAAACCATTGCCAAGGATAAACCGGGCCATATGCTCAAGCATGAAATCGTGGGAACCCGTAAGACCGGAGGAATTCCGGTGGAATCCTGCAACTCCTGCCATAACCGTGGAAAACGAATTGGTGTTTCATTCCAGGGGTTGATGGAATTCCCCTACGGCTCGCCCTACGATAAGAACGGTAAAAAACAGCCCAAATTGCACACAAAAAAATACATGTTTATTTCTGATGACCTGCACCATCAGGTTCAGAGTCGTGAAGGCAATCCCAAGGGCGGACTGCTCTGTCAGGACTGTCATACCAGCATTGATGTCCATGGTGACGGAAATATTCATGGAACGACAATGGGACAGGTAGAGATTGAATGTACAGACTGCCACGGTCGCCCGGACAAGTACCCGTGGGAACTGCCGGTGGGTTATGGCGATGAGTTCGGCAATGAACTGAACCCTGCTGCCAGAGGCGTTGCTAAGGAAAGATTGATCCCGGGTCGTCAGTTTGGAGCAAAGTATGACGCGGAGGACGGTTTTGTCCTCACCGCACGCGGTAATCCATTAGGAAATGTTGTCAAGCGTGGGAATAAAGTCATAGTCCATTCCGCAACAGGTAACGACTTTGAAGTACCGGTTCTCAAGGCTCTGCACGAACAGAAGAAATGGA
The DNA window shown above is from Desulfomarina profundi and carries:
- a CDS encoding cytochrome c3 family protein, translating into MPNSTSPGRPWLFTTIPVCLLLAIYFVFFSPVPSTSTHSVKELNPAWYTPELAREEYRKNATMPGNCFICHAFWVKVPPDPTVRVPRFAHTAISLNHGKNDRCYNCHLINDRNKYAKNDGSGIMPQTPEEVCAKCHGLIYNDWKKNTHGVRRGKWLARNRFDQEKFTCTDCHDPHSPVFKFAKTTPPPTWDKKYIRSGQATDNGPESFTSEYLIEQKETF
- a CDS encoding 4Fe-4S dicluster domain-containing protein, which translates into the protein MNENNQSRDPEIQYIRVMKMKKGSIDLETSDHDYPENEAADPNYFYMPVQCQQCRNPPCVKVCPVKATWKEKDGIIVIDYNWCIGCRYCEAACPYHARRFNWAKGKIAPADINPEMAYLSNRPRPIGVMEKCTFCLQRTRKGLYPACLEVCPTGARKFGNLRDPESEVRRIIENERVYVLKQDLGTIPKFYYVFAK
- a CDS encoding ubiquinol-cytochrome c reductase iron-sulfur subunit N-terminal domain-containing protein, producing the protein MTKKSEKTSSLSRRDFLTAAAVTVASVGSGCAALSPLLDAEEIPTAEEFLQKHYKKLSFDEKKVIFQRLEKQVENQYGVRTHISDPPPMDGVEFAYASI
- the dsrP gene encoding sulfate reduction electron transfer complex DsrMKJOP subunit DsrP, whose translation is MIQFIIHGFTSIFRGSTTYWLWITLLLIVSLTGLNAWAIQLAHGLSTTGMGDEVSWGMYIANFVFLVGMAAAAVMMVIPAYIFKDKEMHKVVIMSELFAIAAMVMCILFVTVDIGRPDRLWHMIPRLGFFNFPSSMLSWDVLVLNGYLLLNFHVCFYVLYSKFRNRSPRPFLYIPIVFLAIAWAFSIHTITAFLFQGLGGRPFWNSGLIAPRFLASAFAAGPSFMILVFLFLKKSGAISFDNTVINRIRVIVTISLLINIFFAGSEFFAEFYSDSKHVVHFSHLFGLHGESMLAPWIWTALSLNIGAAIFLLSPFRRNQTVLIISCLMIIIGIWTEKGLGFVIPAFIPTTLGDFVQYVPSMNELKICFGVWAFGLLIYTLMLKGAIPIMNGQAVRKD